One Cyclopterus lumpus isolate fCycLum1 chromosome 7, fCycLum1.pri, whole genome shotgun sequence DNA window includes the following coding sequences:
- the ndufb11 gene encoding NADH dehydrogenase [ubiquinone] 1 beta subcomplex subunit 11, mitochondrial encodes MLTRLSRFGPALPRLLSNPPARFVSQSKPTGAAGSTAVTELYPAAEQAGYSEVSPYVKNPDYHGFSSDPVVDEWNMRVGFFFGISVALVIGGTFIHYLPDHGMRQWARREAERVIQLKEKEGLPLIDENYYDPNKMVLTTAGEE; translated from the exons ATGTTGACCCGACTTTCACGGTTCGGGCCCGCTTTGCCCCGGTTACTCTCAAATCCACCGGCCCGGTTTGTCTCCCAGTCCAAACCGACCGGTGCCGCCGGTTCGACCGCGGTGACGGAGCTGTACCCAGCTGCGGAGCAAGCTGGGTACAGTGAGGTCAGCCCGTATGTCAAG AATCCAGATTACCATGGCTTCTCCAGTGACCCTGTGGTGGATGAGTGGAATATGAGGGTGGGCTTCTTCTTCGGCATCTCAGTGGCTCTCGTTATTGGAGGAACATTTATCCACTATTTACCAGACCACGG CATGCGCCAGTGGGCCAGAAGGGAGGCGGAGCGTGTGATCCAgctgaaagagaaggagggtcTTCCTCTCATAGACGAGAACTACTATGACCCAAACAAGATGGTTCTGACCACAGCTGGAGAGGAGTAG
- the tbc1d25 gene encoding TBC1 domain family member 25 isoform X1 has product MAGEEERGVVRVKVKKCDGVLPVEFRSFAVDPQITSLEVLQHILIRAFDLNGKRSFGISYLSRDRSGAEMFLSLLSDWDLDVAFVSAAKPYLQLKMDLKPSEDSPVMEDWDIISPKDVIGSEQLLAERTRSLANAALPFTQSLLSQVGRTLSKVQQAFSWSYGEEIKPFKPPLSDAEFHHYLNGQGQLTRPEELRLRIYHGGVDPSLRKVVWRYLLNVYPDGLSGQERMDYMKRKTREYDQLKREWTARVSHEDLEFIRGNVLKDALRTDRAHPYYAGSEDSPHLTALTDLLTTFAITHPQISYCQGMSDIASPILAVMDNEAHAFICFCGIMKRLEGNFRPDGQLMSVKFQHLKLLLQYSDPEFYSYLVSRGADDLFFCYRWLLLELKREFAFDDALRMLEVTWSSLPPDPPETEVELQGPPVETDETTSRRDDDKMVENYLGENKEQKEKQRRQHMLRPSREEPEMNSNAVIKGKDRRNVGAENGSKRGEYANPQVSKEKADIQAPPFERKTSFGEFKYYTARNEDSFHMEDAEQPQGLMSSKSITSIPRRQSTVDSEEDIEERTPLIKNCDNGLSPMSSPPFSGGLPIWQTVPSVSPTSPASSSSWPGASPDSPSKSTTNESEAFPRTVPKVLTSSAQMLSSTGINSPTTPTLKASVASPTYNRSLLSSPILSFGRGPSLSGSRSTPSTTANTPSSLKAETTSIKPCSLPPPQEFGKGNPFMLFLCLSILLEHRDHIIKNSLDYNELAMHFDRLVRRHNLSRVLQRAKALFADYLQSEVWDSEEGDEVSSDSPTTATAGQHSPSSTISTRPVYSPVASPQPSAPNSTYNLATTIPSPTVQVFLSPTS; this is encoded by the exons ATGGcaggcgaggaggagaggggggtggtTCGTGTCAAAGTCAAG AAATGTGATGGGGTGCTTCCTGTGGAGTTCCGCTCCTTTGCTGTCGATCCTCAGATAACATCCCTGGAGGTTCTGCAGCACATTCTCATCAGAGCCTTTGATTTGAACGG GAAGCGGAGTTTTGGGATCAGCTACTTGTCTCGAGATCGGAGTGGTGCTGAAatgtttctgtctctgctgtCCGACTGGGATTTGGATGTTGCATTTGTCAGTGCTGCCAAACCATATCTGCAGCTCAAGATGGATCTAAAACCTTCAGAAGACA GTCCTGTTATGGAGGACTGGGACATCATAAGCCCCAAAGACGTGATTGGCTCTGAGCAGCTTCTCGCAGAGAGGACGAGGTCTTTGGCAAATGCAGCTCTTCCCTTCACCCAGTCTCTACTTTCCCAG GTGGGCCGCACCCTGTCCAAAGTCCAGCAAGCCTTCAGCTGGTCTTATGGGGAAGAGATCAAGCCATTCAAGCCCCCTCTGAGCGACGCAGAGTTTCACCATTACCTCAACGGACAAGGCCAGTTGACACGCCCTGAGGAACTCAGACTGCGCATCTATCATGGTGGTGTGGATCCTTCACTGCGCAAG GTTGTTTGGCGGTACCTCCTAAACGTCTACCCTGACGGACTGAGTGGACAGGAAAGAATGGACTacatgaagaggaagacgagggagtaCGACCAACTGAAGAGAGAGTGGACAGCCCGGGTCAGCCACGAGGACCTTGAATTTATTCGTGGCAATGTTCTTAAAGACGCCCTGAGGACGGACCGGGCTCATCCATACTATGCAGGGTCAGAGGACAGTCCACATTTGACCGCCCTTACAGACCTGCTCACCACCTTTGCCATCACACATCCTCAG ATATCATACTGTCAAGGCATGAGTGATATTGCCTCCCCTATACTTGCGGTAATGGACAATGAGGCACATGCCTTCATTTGCTTCTGTGGCATCATGAAACGCCTGGAGGGGAACTTCCGGCCAGATGGACAGCTCATGTCTGTTAAGTTCCAGCATCTGAAGCTGCTCCTGCAGTACTCGGATCCCGAGTTCTACTCCTACCTGGTGTCCCGAGGAGCCGACGACCTCTTCTTCTGTTACCGCTGGCTGCTTCTGGAGCTCAAGCGGGAGTTTGCGTTTGACGATGCTTTGAGGATGCTCGAGGTAACTTGGAGCTCTCTGCCTCCGGATCCCCCTGAAACCGAAGTGGAGCTTCAGGGACCACCAGTCGAAACCGATGAAACTACGTCCCGAAGAGACGACGACAAGATGGTTGAGAATTACCTCGGAGAAAATAAGGAACAAAAAGAGAAGCAGCGTAGACAACATATGTTGAGGCCTTCAAGAGAAGAACCAGAGATGAACAGCAATGCTGTAATCAaaggaaaagacagaagaaatgTAGGCGCTGAAAACGGGAGCAAGAGAGGTGAATATGCTAATCCTCAAGTGAGCAAGGAAAAGGCAGACATACAGGCTCCTCCTTTTGAGAGGAAAACTAGTTTCGGGGAGTTTAAATACTATACTGCCCGTAATGAAGACAGCTTTCATATGGAGGATGCTGAGCAGCCACAGGGTTTGATGTCTTCAAAGTCCATAACAAGCATCCCACGGCGCCAGTCGACTGTTGACAGTGAGGAGGACATAGAAGAGAGAACACCTCTCATAAAAAACTGTGACAATGGTCTTTCTCCAATGTCATCGCCTCCTTTTTCTGGTGGCCTACCAATCTGGCAAACTGTCCCTTCTGTGTCCCCCACATCTCCAGCTTCATCCTCGAGCTGGCCAGGTGCCTCTCCAGACTCTCCTTCAAAATCCACAACCAATGAAAGTGAGGCCTTCCCAAGAACTGTGCCAAAGGTATTGACCTCTTCTGCCCAAATGCTGAGCAGTACAGGGATTAACTCGCCCACGACCCCCACTCTAAAAGCATCAGTTGCGTCCCCAACCTACAATCgatccctcctctcttcacccattTTGTCCTTTGGAAGAGGCCCTTCGCTGTCTGGCAGCAGGTCGACCCCTAGCACCACAGCTAACACTCCCAGTTCTTTGAAAGCGGAGACCACCAGCATCAAACCGTGTTCCCTGCCGCCTCCTCAAGAGTTCGGCAAAGGCAATCCCTTCATGTTGTTCCTGTGCCTGTCCATCCTGCTGGAGCACCGAGACCACATCATCAAGAACAGCTTGGATTATAATGAGCTAGCCATGCACTTTGATCGCCTCGTGCGGCGCCACAACCTGAGCAGGGTGCTGCAGCGGGCCAAGGCATTATTTGCAGACTATTTGCAGAGTGAAGTGTGGGACTCGGAAGAAGGGGACGAGGTTAGCTCGGACTCCCCGACAACAGCTACAGCCGGTCAACACTCCCCGTCTTCAACCATCTCTACCAGGCCCGTTTACAGCCCCGTAGCATCGCCTCAGCCATCGGCTCCCAACTCTACCTATAACCTGGCCACCACCATTCCCTCCCCAACAGTTCAAGTGTTCCTTTCTCCCACTTCCTGA
- the tbc1d25 gene encoding TBC1 domain family member 25 isoform X2, producing MEDWDIISPKDVIGSEQLLAERTRSLANAALPFTQSLLSQVGRTLSKVQQAFSWSYGEEIKPFKPPLSDAEFHHYLNGQGQLTRPEELRLRIYHGGVDPSLRKVVWRYLLNVYPDGLSGQERMDYMKRKTREYDQLKREWTARVSHEDLEFIRGNVLKDALRTDRAHPYYAGSEDSPHLTALTDLLTTFAITHPQISYCQGMSDIASPILAVMDNEAHAFICFCGIMKRLEGNFRPDGQLMSVKFQHLKLLLQYSDPEFYSYLVSRGADDLFFCYRWLLLELKREFAFDDALRMLEVTWSSLPPDPPETEVELQGPPVETDETTSRRDDDKMVENYLGENKEQKEKQRRQHMLRPSREEPEMNSNAVIKGKDRRNVGAENGSKRGEYANPQVSKEKADIQAPPFERKTSFGEFKYYTARNEDSFHMEDAEQPQGLMSSKSITSIPRRQSTVDSEEDIEERTPLIKNCDNGLSPMSSPPFSGGLPIWQTVPSVSPTSPASSSSWPGASPDSPSKSTTNESEAFPRTVPKVLTSSAQMLSSTGINSPTTPTLKASVASPTYNRSLLSSPILSFGRGPSLSGSRSTPSTTANTPSSLKAETTSIKPCSLPPPQEFGKGNPFMLFLCLSILLEHRDHIIKNSLDYNELAMHFDRLVRRHNLSRVLQRAKALFADYLQSEVWDSEEGDEVSSDSPTTATAGQHSPSSTISTRPVYSPVASPQPSAPNSTYNLATTIPSPTVQVFLSPTS from the exons ATGGAGGACTGGGACATCATAAGCCCCAAAGACGTGATTGGCTCTGAGCAGCTTCTCGCAGAGAGGACGAGGTCTTTGGCAAATGCAGCTCTTCCCTTCACCCAGTCTCTACTTTCCCAG GTGGGCCGCACCCTGTCCAAAGTCCAGCAAGCCTTCAGCTGGTCTTATGGGGAAGAGATCAAGCCATTCAAGCCCCCTCTGAGCGACGCAGAGTTTCACCATTACCTCAACGGACAAGGCCAGTTGACACGCCCTGAGGAACTCAGACTGCGCATCTATCATGGTGGTGTGGATCCTTCACTGCGCAAG GTTGTTTGGCGGTACCTCCTAAACGTCTACCCTGACGGACTGAGTGGACAGGAAAGAATGGACTacatgaagaggaagacgagggagtaCGACCAACTGAAGAGAGAGTGGACAGCCCGGGTCAGCCACGAGGACCTTGAATTTATTCGTGGCAATGTTCTTAAAGACGCCCTGAGGACGGACCGGGCTCATCCATACTATGCAGGGTCAGAGGACAGTCCACATTTGACCGCCCTTACAGACCTGCTCACCACCTTTGCCATCACACATCCTCAG ATATCATACTGTCAAGGCATGAGTGATATTGCCTCCCCTATACTTGCGGTAATGGACAATGAGGCACATGCCTTCATTTGCTTCTGTGGCATCATGAAACGCCTGGAGGGGAACTTCCGGCCAGATGGACAGCTCATGTCTGTTAAGTTCCAGCATCTGAAGCTGCTCCTGCAGTACTCGGATCCCGAGTTCTACTCCTACCTGGTGTCCCGAGGAGCCGACGACCTCTTCTTCTGTTACCGCTGGCTGCTTCTGGAGCTCAAGCGGGAGTTTGCGTTTGACGATGCTTTGAGGATGCTCGAGGTAACTTGGAGCTCTCTGCCTCCGGATCCCCCTGAAACCGAAGTGGAGCTTCAGGGACCACCAGTCGAAACCGATGAAACTACGTCCCGAAGAGACGACGACAAGATGGTTGAGAATTACCTCGGAGAAAATAAGGAACAAAAAGAGAAGCAGCGTAGACAACATATGTTGAGGCCTTCAAGAGAAGAACCAGAGATGAACAGCAATGCTGTAATCAaaggaaaagacagaagaaatgTAGGCGCTGAAAACGGGAGCAAGAGAGGTGAATATGCTAATCCTCAAGTGAGCAAGGAAAAGGCAGACATACAGGCTCCTCCTTTTGAGAGGAAAACTAGTTTCGGGGAGTTTAAATACTATACTGCCCGTAATGAAGACAGCTTTCATATGGAGGATGCTGAGCAGCCACAGGGTTTGATGTCTTCAAAGTCCATAACAAGCATCCCACGGCGCCAGTCGACTGTTGACAGTGAGGAGGACATAGAAGAGAGAACACCTCTCATAAAAAACTGTGACAATGGTCTTTCTCCAATGTCATCGCCTCCTTTTTCTGGTGGCCTACCAATCTGGCAAACTGTCCCTTCTGTGTCCCCCACATCTCCAGCTTCATCCTCGAGCTGGCCAGGTGCCTCTCCAGACTCTCCTTCAAAATCCACAACCAATGAAAGTGAGGCCTTCCCAAGAACTGTGCCAAAGGTATTGACCTCTTCTGCCCAAATGCTGAGCAGTACAGGGATTAACTCGCCCACGACCCCCACTCTAAAAGCATCAGTTGCGTCCCCAACCTACAATCgatccctcctctcttcacccattTTGTCCTTTGGAAGAGGCCCTTCGCTGTCTGGCAGCAGGTCGACCCCTAGCACCACAGCTAACACTCCCAGTTCTTTGAAAGCGGAGACCACCAGCATCAAACCGTGTTCCCTGCCGCCTCCTCAAGAGTTCGGCAAAGGCAATCCCTTCATGTTGTTCCTGTGCCTGTCCATCCTGCTGGAGCACCGAGACCACATCATCAAGAACAGCTTGGATTATAATGAGCTAGCCATGCACTTTGATCGCCTCGTGCGGCGCCACAACCTGAGCAGGGTGCTGCAGCGGGCCAAGGCATTATTTGCAGACTATTTGCAGAGTGAAGTGTGGGACTCGGAAGAAGGGGACGAGGTTAGCTCGGACTCCCCGACAACAGCTACAGCCGGTCAACACTCCCCGTCTTCAACCATCTCTACCAGGCCCGTTTACAGCCCCGTAGCATCGCCTCAGCCATCGGCTCCCAACTCTACCTATAACCTGGCCACCACCATTCCCTCCCCAACAGTTCAAGTGTTCCTTTCTCCCACTTCCTGA